One stretch of Pyxidicoccus trucidator DNA includes these proteins:
- a CDS encoding D-arabinono-1,4-lactone oxidase, whose protein sequence is MPPDDTRHGNGFSFEHPQTEEELIQLVRKARVEGAQLRVRGSAHGVPGSIYSDAGGYHINVQLDRYTEILEWDEVEAGRRMRVTVQAGCHMGVDPQDPLSNKENSLVWQLDTRGWALPDLGGITHQTVAGFLSTGSRGGTLQHDLGAAVVGIRLIDGTGQVHDLAPKPDDPEDEKHNPFYAAGVSMGLLGIVSTVTLECGPRYDVQGLHSTMPTQKCPANLFRDGKAGLEGFFQDKKNQYTRLFWWPQQGVDMVELWAAKRSGASYKQASTLRRRIKHWCRVSGPRTLQRLSTRRFARRPFVGVPRIVQRLVIRPFFTYLATEDPLPYNAETRDLVSDALGLFLGGRRKKKQQGKPFRDVWYKALPLDDNISDENVPTEFTELFIDIADTGRVMRLMSQFFCPHPQDGKGTSAAEGMTRTGPYAFEVYPGHKSRFWLSPSHGRHSVRLDVFWFRPGAKDGRSFEADRERFFEQFWELMRKKNINFRVHWGKHLPKADSPAGADYLRLQYPMWRKFMEVRREMDPDGIFLNTYWKEHLGLGVRVRALLPASTHALSSATPPAQLESRPARCPFLISLLSLFFRLRRLYFRLRNGGAHQETSGHAPHVERAKPVARVQGPRRAAA, encoded by the coding sequence ATGCCTCCCGACGACACGCGGCACGGCAATGGATTCTCATTCGAGCATCCCCAGACGGAGGAGGAGCTCATCCAGCTCGTCAGGAAGGCCCGGGTCGAGGGCGCCCAGCTCCGGGTGCGTGGCTCGGCGCACGGCGTGCCCGGGAGCATCTATTCCGACGCGGGTGGATACCACATCAACGTGCAGCTCGACCGGTACACCGAGATTCTCGAGTGGGACGAAGTCGAAGCGGGCAGGCGGATGCGCGTCACCGTCCAGGCGGGCTGCCACATGGGGGTGGATCCGCAGGACCCTCTGTCGAACAAGGAGAACAGCCTCGTGTGGCAGCTCGACACGCGCGGCTGGGCCTTGCCGGACCTTGGAGGAATCACCCACCAGACGGTGGCCGGCTTCCTCTCCACGGGTTCGAGGGGTGGCACCCTCCAGCACGACCTGGGCGCGGCCGTCGTCGGCATCCGCCTCATCGATGGGACCGGCCAGGTGCACGACCTGGCCCCCAAGCCGGATGACCCCGAGGACGAGAAGCACAATCCGTTCTACGCCGCGGGGGTCTCCATGGGACTGCTGGGCATCGTGTCCACCGTCACGCTCGAGTGCGGGCCTCGTTACGACGTCCAGGGCCTCCATTCCACCATGCCCACCCAGAAGTGCCCCGCGAACCTGTTCAGGGACGGCAAGGCCGGGCTGGAGGGGTTCTTCCAGGACAAGAAGAACCAATACACCCGGCTGTTCTGGTGGCCGCAACAGGGTGTCGACATGGTGGAGCTCTGGGCGGCGAAGCGCTCCGGAGCCAGCTACAAGCAGGCGTCCACCCTCCGCAGGCGCATCAAGCACTGGTGCCGGGTCTCGGGACCGCGCACCTTGCAGCGACTGAGTACCCGGCGCTTCGCGCGCAGGCCCTTCGTCGGGGTTCCGAGAATCGTCCAGAGGCTCGTCATCCGCCCGTTCTTCACCTACCTCGCGACGGAGGATCCGCTGCCCTACAACGCAGAGACCCGGGACCTGGTGAGTGACGCCCTGGGCCTCTTCCTGGGCGGGCGCAGGAAGAAGAAGCAGCAGGGAAAGCCATTCCGGGACGTCTGGTACAAGGCGCTGCCTCTGGACGACAACATCTCGGACGAGAATGTGCCAACGGAGTTCACCGAGCTGTTCATCGACATCGCCGATACCGGCAGGGTGATGAGGCTCATGAGCCAGTTCTTCTGCCCCCACCCCCAGGACGGCAAGGGCACGAGCGCGGCGGAGGGCATGACGCGGACCGGCCCGTACGCCTTTGAAGTCTACCCGGGTCACAAGAGTCGCTTCTGGCTGAGCCCCAGCCATGGGCGGCACTCCGTCAGGCTGGACGTGTTCTGGTTCCGCCCGGGCGCGAAAGACGGGAGGAGCTTCGAAGCGGACCGGGAGCGTTTCTTCGAGCAGTTCTGGGAGCTGATGAGGAAGAAGAACATCAACTTCCGCGTGCACTGGGGCAAGCACCTGCCCAAGGCGGACTCGCCGGCCGGTGCGGACTACCTCCGCCTGCAATACCCCATGTGGCGGAAGTTCATGGAGGTCCGGCGGGAGATGGATCCGGATGGCATCTTCCTGAACACGTATTGGAAGGAGCACCTCGGCCTGGGGGTTCGCGTGCGGGCGCTCCTGCCCGCGTCGACTCATGCCTTGTCGTCCGCTACCCCGCCCGCGCAGCTGGAATCGCGGCCGGCACGGTGCCCTTTCTTGATTTCACTCCTCAGCCTGTTCTTCCGCCTCCGCCGCCTGTACTTCCGCTTGAGGAATGGCGGAGCCCACCAGGAGACCTCGGGGCATGCCCCGCATGTAGAACGGGCGAAGCCCGTGGCTCGAGTGCAGGGCCCTCGCAGGGCGGCCGCCTGA
- a CDS encoding protein kinase domain-containing protein, with product MSVYPAWGHHRTAEGTTMRRRDESSLGFRDDSDFGDSFLLEVIGSAPLLPGPQPGDRLGGKDGRRFEIIGQLGRGGMGLVVRARDHVLQRIVALKFLSAGQSLTQESMDRLLQKEARLVAQLDHENIVRIFDVSEWKGSPFLIMECLEGQSLSALLEHGALELQRALGILGDVVAGLAHAHAHHIIHRDLKPSNVFILPDGRVKLLDFGLARFDSSPEMASGGTPAFMAPEQWRGEPQDLRTDTWAAGLLLYKMLTGELPYAADKLHVLRERVLSPGPVPPVRSRRSDLPDPVSWFLARALAKNPARRFQSALEMREQLRMLEWTLFPSSGASPPRFIPHRRQVTLVCCRLSACLESFDSEDLGDLQAAFQQACSRVIERHGGWVALRMGDEVLGCFGYPLAREDDVLCALRAALGLAKVASELPQAEQTELAVHVGVHTDMVVLDALDPAGGKGHAPSIQGEAPRLATWLARQAAPNTASLSDNTLQGARGSFVAEPLGQQVFASSLGALRVGIHRLLNERPETTRFGRTLSRGLTPLVGRVDELRQLLARWERARQGHGAVVLLSGEAGIGKSRLIQELCQHAVHEGARCISSQCWPQLSRSAFHPVLEWMAPLLELGPADSPAARKWARLEELSKVLELPHPEGLLLLGQLLDLPPRGDLPPLLMSPDQQREHTLETLATFLLRLPARLPGGGQPGSLLLVLEDLHWADPSTLRLLTLLQERIELSGVLLLLSTRPEPRFSCRRHPGFQRLALERLSEEDTAELVRRLTQDRPSLPGETLKLLVRQTEGIPLFVEEMTRMVLTRAVPGAEMSGIGPLPVTLQELLLARLDPLPQEQKELVWTGAVIGRSFTRRQLAAVVERDGASLCRELEELVDEGLLLHKVDGTEPCYEFRHALIQEEAYESLQKPRRRQYHHRVAFLLEHPGEGVSPAPPELIAHHYTQAGESKPAIQYWAQAGELALRRSAFDESAAHLEQALALFRRLPRAAQRVEEELRLLVLLGQALISARSYAAPEVAQLYARIPELFQDVRDTPILVAACRSLFVKNMMRLNFPVALKLSEQIVSLGQRDQVPQLLVVGRLMGGMSQLLQGEVVEAEALFHEAVAQGASEAELMPQALGVLESEPLAMAQAYEAITCAIRCERERSLRLIDGALQRAERLGHPYTLLLTYQAAAQMHWVRFDVHRLLEAIDKALFIFEQGQFPTWEGWAPALRGWALIRLGRQEEGYGLLLRDLERIRQAGAESGGTYFFCLLADARLRLGLIPEGLDAVAEGLAWGERTGEHLEDPELHRLQGELLLRQGEAARALWEFHEAIRIGRRSGARCIEIRATLSLCHLLREQGRSRETQRLLLELLEPLPPGLDSSELRVARVLLGRLQDAHAEEEAVD from the coding sequence CGCTCCGCTCCTGCCAGGTCCCCAACCAGGAGATCGGCTCGGGGGGAAGGATGGCAGGCGGTTCGAGATCATCGGGCAGCTTGGCAGGGGGGGCATGGGACTCGTCGTCCGTGCCCGGGACCACGTGCTGCAACGCATCGTGGCGCTCAAGTTCCTCTCCGCGGGCCAGTCGCTGACGCAGGAGTCGATGGACAGGCTGCTCCAGAAAGAAGCCCGGCTGGTTGCCCAGCTCGACCACGAGAACATCGTCCGGATTTTCGATGTCTCGGAATGGAAGGGCTCTCCCTTCCTCATCATGGAGTGTCTGGAGGGACAGTCACTCAGCGCGCTGCTGGAGCACGGCGCGTTGGAGCTGCAGCGGGCCCTGGGAATCCTGGGCGACGTCGTGGCCGGGCTGGCGCATGCCCATGCGCACCACATCATCCACCGCGACCTGAAGCCGAGCAACGTGTTCATCCTCCCGGACGGGCGGGTGAAGCTGCTCGACTTCGGACTGGCCCGGTTCGACTCCTCGCCCGAAATGGCCAGTGGGGGGACGCCTGCCTTCATGGCTCCCGAGCAATGGCGGGGAGAGCCGCAGGACCTGCGCACGGACACCTGGGCCGCCGGGCTGCTGCTGTACAAGATGCTCACGGGGGAGCTGCCCTATGCCGCCGACAAGCTCCACGTGCTCCGCGAGCGGGTCCTCTCGCCCGGGCCCGTCCCGCCGGTGCGCAGCCGTCGCTCGGACCTGCCTGACCCGGTGAGCTGGTTCCTCGCACGGGCACTGGCCAAGAATCCGGCCCGTCGCTTCCAGAGCGCGCTCGAGATGCGCGAGCAACTGAGGATGCTGGAGTGGACCCTGTTCCCCTCTTCGGGGGCGTCGCCCCCGCGCTTCATTCCCCACCGGCGGCAGGTAACGCTGGTGTGTTGCCGACTCTCGGCGTGCCTCGAGTCCTTCGACTCCGAGGACCTCGGCGACCTGCAGGCGGCCTTCCAGCAGGCCTGCTCACGCGTCATCGAGCGGCACGGGGGGTGGGTGGCGCTGCGCATGGGAGACGAGGTGCTGGGCTGCTTCGGCTATCCGCTCGCCCGCGAGGATGACGTCCTGTGCGCGCTGCGTGCCGCACTCGGGCTGGCGAAGGTGGCGAGCGAGCTGCCACAAGCGGAGCAGACCGAGCTCGCGGTGCACGTGGGCGTGCATACGGACATGGTGGTGCTGGACGCGCTCGACCCAGCCGGGGGGAAGGGACACGCTCCTTCCATCCAGGGCGAGGCGCCCCGCCTGGCGACCTGGCTGGCCAGACAGGCGGCGCCCAACACCGCCAGCCTCAGCGACAACACCTTGCAGGGGGCGCGTGGGAGCTTCGTGGCAGAGCCGCTGGGCCAGCAGGTCTTCGCCTCCTCGCTGGGCGCGCTGCGGGTGGGCATCCACCGGCTGCTGAACGAGCGGCCGGAGACCACCCGCTTCGGGCGGACGCTGTCCCGGGGCCTCACCCCGCTGGTGGGCAGGGTCGATGAGCTGCGCCAGCTCCTCGCCCGGTGGGAGCGCGCCCGCCAGGGGCACGGAGCGGTGGTCCTGCTCAGCGGCGAAGCAGGCATTGGCAAGTCCCGGCTCATCCAGGAGCTGTGCCAGCACGCCGTCCATGAAGGGGCGCGCTGCATCTCCAGCCAGTGCTGGCCCCAGCTCAGCCGCAGCGCCTTCCATCCGGTGCTCGAGTGGATGGCACCCCTGCTCGAGCTGGGCCCGGCGGACTCGCCAGCCGCGAGGAAGTGGGCTCGCCTGGAGGAGCTATCGAAAGTCCTGGAGCTGCCGCATCCGGAGGGACTGCTCCTGCTCGGGCAACTCCTGGACCTCCCCCCACGCGGGGACCTGCCGCCCCTCCTGATGTCTCCCGACCAGCAGCGGGAGCACACCCTGGAGACCCTGGCCACCTTCCTGTTGCGGTTGCCCGCACGACTTCCGGGAGGGGGCCAGCCGGGCTCCCTGCTGCTCGTCCTGGAGGACCTGCACTGGGCCGACCCTTCCACCCTGCGGCTGCTCACGCTGCTGCAGGAGCGCATCGAGCTGTCGGGGGTGCTCCTGCTGTTGAGCACACGGCCCGAGCCGCGGTTCTCCTGTCGGCGGCATCCCGGCTTCCAGCGGCTCGCGCTGGAGCGACTCTCGGAGGAGGACACCGCCGAGCTGGTGCGGCGGCTCACCCAGGACCGGCCCAGCCTGCCAGGGGAGACGCTCAAGCTCCTGGTGCGGCAGACGGAGGGCATTCCCCTCTTCGTCGAGGAGATGACCCGCATGGTGCTGACCCGGGCAGTGCCCGGCGCCGAGATGTCTGGGATTGGCCCCCTGCCCGTCACCCTGCAGGAGCTGCTCCTGGCCCGGTTGGATCCGCTCCCCCAGGAGCAGAAGGAGCTGGTCTGGACGGGGGCCGTGATTGGCCGCAGCTTCACGCGGCGGCAGCTGGCGGCCGTGGTGGAGCGCGATGGCGCCTCCCTATGCCGGGAGCTCGAGGAGCTGGTCGACGAGGGACTGCTCCTGCACAAGGTGGATGGCACGGAGCCCTGCTACGAGTTCAGGCATGCCCTCATCCAGGAAGAGGCCTACGAGTCCCTGCAGAAGCCCCGCAGGCGGCAGTACCACCATCGGGTCGCCTTCCTCCTGGAGCACCCCGGGGAGGGCGTCAGCCCCGCTCCGCCCGAGCTCATCGCCCACCACTACACCCAGGCGGGAGAGTCGAAGCCGGCCATCCAGTACTGGGCCCAGGCCGGGGAGTTGGCCCTGCGGCGCTCGGCGTTCGACGAGTCCGCGGCCCATCTGGAGCAGGCGCTCGCGCTGTTCAGGCGCCTGCCCCGGGCGGCCCAGCGGGTAGAGGAGGAGCTGCGGCTGCTGGTGCTGCTCGGTCAGGCCCTCATCTCCGCGCGGAGCTACGCGGCGCCCGAGGTGGCTCAGCTGTACGCGCGCATCCCGGAGCTCTTCCAGGACGTGCGGGACACGCCCATCCTCGTGGCCGCGTGCAGGAGCCTGTTCGTCAAGAACATGATGCGCTTGAACTTCCCGGTGGCGCTCAAGCTCTCGGAGCAGATTGTCTCCCTGGGCCAGCGGGACCAGGTGCCTCAGCTCCTGGTCGTGGGCCGGTTGATGGGGGGGATGAGCCAGCTGCTGCAAGGAGAGGTGGTGGAGGCCGAGGCGCTGTTCCACGAGGCCGTGGCCCAGGGCGCCTCGGAAGCGGAGCTGATGCCGCAGGCGCTCGGGGTGCTCGAGTCCGAGCCGCTGGCGATGGCCCAGGCCTACGAGGCCATCACCTGCGCCATCCGTTGCGAGCGGGAGCGGAGCCTGCGGCTCATCGACGGGGCTCTCCAGCGTGCCGAGCGGCTGGGCCACCCCTACACGTTGCTGCTGACGTACCAGGCGGCCGCCCAGATGCACTGGGTCCGGTTCGATGTGCACCGGCTGCTGGAGGCCATCGACAAGGCCCTCTTCATCTTCGAGCAGGGGCAGTTCCCGACCTGGGAGGGCTGGGCACCCGCGCTACGCGGGTGGGCACTCATCCGGCTCGGCCGCCAGGAGGAGGGCTATGGCCTGTTGCTGCGAGACCTCGAGCGCATCCGGCAGGCGGGCGCGGAGTCCGGCGGAACCTATTTCTTCTGCCTGCTGGCGGATGCGCGCCTGCGGCTGGGGCTGATTCCCGAGGGGCTGGACGCGGTGGCGGAGGGACTGGCCTGGGGAGAGAGGACGGGAGAGCACCTGGAGGATCCCGAGCTGCACCGGCTCCAGGGGGAATTGCTGCTGCGCCAGGGCGAAGCGGCCCGGGCGCTGTGGGAATTCCACGAGGCGATACGGATTGGCCGGCGGTCCGGGGCGCGGTGCATCGAGATTCGGGCCACCCTGAGCCTGTGCCATCTGCTGCGGGAGCAGGGGAGGAGCCGGGAGACGCAACGGTTGCTGTTGGAGCTGCTCGAGCCACTGCCGCCGGGCCTTGACTCTTCCGAGCTTCGGGTTGCCAGGGTCCTGCTGGGCAGGCTTCAGGATGCACACGCCGAGGAAGAGGCGGTCGACTAG